The Halorhabdus sp. BNX81 genome includes a region encoding these proteins:
- a CDS encoding GTP-binding protein, whose translation MGLLTELRDSISRAASSLFSEQDPKRIGIYGPPNAGKTTLANRIARDWTGDAVGPESAVPHETRRARRKENVEIERDGKSVQIDIVDTPGVTTKVDYTEFLDHDMEKDDAVRRSREATEGVAEAMHWLREDVDGVIYVLDSAEDPFTQVNTMLIGIIESQDLPVLIFANKIDLDDSSVKRISNAFPQHETVPLSALEGDNMDEVYDKIAEYFG comes from the coding sequence ATGGGCCTGCTCACAGAACTCAGAGACAGCATTTCACGTGCCGCTTCGAGCCTGTTCTCAGAACAGGATCCGAAACGCATCGGCATCTACGGACCGCCCAACGCCGGCAAAACCACTCTGGCGAATCGGATCGCCAGGGACTGGACCGGCGACGCGGTTGGGCCGGAAAGTGCCGTTCCACACGAAACCAGACGCGCGCGCCGCAAGGAGAACGTCGAGATCGAACGTGACGGCAAGTCGGTTCAGATCGACATCGTCGACACGCCGGGCGTGACGACCAAGGTCGACTACACCGAGTTCCTCGATCACGACATGGAGAAAGACGATGCCGTCCGTCGATCCCGTGAAGCCACGGAGGGTGTCGCTGAAGCGATGCACTGGCTCCGGGAGGACGTCGACGGTGTCATCTACGTGTTGGATTCCGCCGAGGATCCCTTCACGCAGGTCAACACGATGTTGATCGGCATCATCGAGAGCCAGGACCTGCCGGTGTTGATCTTTGCTAACAAGATCGACCTCGATGATTCCAGTGTCAAGCGGATCAGCAACGCTTTCCCCCAACACGAGACCGTCCCGCTGTCCGCGCTCGAAGGCGACAACATGGACGAAGTTTACGACAAGATCGCGGAGTACTTCGGGTGA